One Clostridium estertheticum DNA segment encodes these proteins:
- a CDS encoding alpha/beta hydrolase, whose product MGIYFILVILCLILTGSLFLSWTPAIKFKNSVRVYEQVSINGAKHQLMIRGVDKNNPILVFVHGGPGCSEIPYVRKYQDILEQKFTIVHYDQRGTGKSYHFFKDYSNLSPELLTDDLIALTRYIRKRFGKDKVLLAGHSFGSYIGMVAAAKAPENYIAYIGIGQVSNFNESETDSLNYCIEEANKAGNKDDIANLEKIRSQVEKGDTFVPRKYIGKYGGGSRLIDEDGLYTKGYLTNREYNLLDIGRLNLGVKKSVVMIDDLLQNPLPSLVKKLEIPCYFHMGQYDYKASAKAAKNYFDSITSPEKEFILYSESAHYPQFEEKEKFAEWLIKKFSN is encoded by the coding sequence ATGGGAATTTATTTTATCTTAGTAATACTTTGCTTAATATTGACAGGGTCACTTTTCCTAAGTTGGACACCTGCTATTAAGTTCAAAAATAGTGTTAGGGTATATGAGCAAGTTTCAATAAACGGCGCTAAACATCAACTCATGATACGAGGTGTAGATAAGAATAACCCTATTTTAGTTTTTGTACATGGTGGGCCAGGGTGTTCGGAAATTCCATATGTAAGAAAATATCAAGATATTTTGGAGCAGAAATTCACCATAGTTCACTACGACCAACGTGGAACTGGCAAATCATATCATTTTTTTAAGGACTACTCAAATTTATCTCCAGAATTACTCACAGATGACTTAATAGCACTAACTAGATATATTCGTAAAAGATTTGGAAAGGATAAGGTGCTGTTAGCTGGTCATTCCTTTGGATCTTATATTGGAATGGTGGCTGCTGCAAAAGCACCAGAAAATTATATTGCCTACATCGGAATTGGACAAGTATCAAATTTTAATGAAAGTGAAACAGATTCTTTAAATTATTGTATTGAAGAGGCAAACAAAGCAGGAAATAAAGACGATATTGCAAACCTTGAAAAAATAAGAAGCCAAGTTGAAAAGGGAGATACTTTCGTTCCACGTAAGTACATAGGAAAATATGGTGGTGGCTCACGCCTTATTGATGAGGATGGCCTTTATACCAAAGGCTATCTTACGAATCGGGAATACAATTTACTTGACATAGGTCGTCTTAATCTAGGCGTAAAAAAAAGTGTGGTTATGATTGATGATTTACTTCAGAATCCTTTGCCAAGTCTTGTTAAAAAACTTGAAATACCATGTTACTTCCATATGGGACAGTATGATTATAAGGCTTCAGCAAAAGCCGCAAAGAATTATTTTGACTCTATTACATCACCTGAAAAAGAATTTATACTATATTCGGAATCAGCGCATTATCCACAATTTGAAGAAAAAGAAAAATTTGCTGAGTGGCTTATTAAGAAATTCTCAAACTAA
- a CDS encoding GNAT family N-acetyltransferase, protein MRYIEDRDFKYNDILVKHLRAYNYKHTGDREVSIEYYYAIDGDKLVGAIYINLFWDWVSIGNIFYEDVEVLKKLISEIWLHYSNRAVGINLITEIESCAKEFQMLGFELIGVMEGTPKTKRSFHLKTLDFTVENNAKLEVVITTEKVVEYDLTLHNQMEKINKENDIQDVEEKNIMFVALDNNIFAGGIQASITEDSMYITRLVVSEEYRGKQIGTNLMNIIEDKARLLGIYSISTGTVEFQARGFYEKQGFRVVMIKENGPRGFDSYKMTKRIKAL, encoded by the coding sequence ATGAGGTACATTGAAGATAGAGATTTTAAGTATAATGATATCCTTGTTAAGCATTTAAGAGCTTACAATTATAAGCATACTGGTGATAGAGAGGTCTCAATAGAGTATTATTATGCAATTGACGGTGATAAGCTTGTTGGGGCTATATATATTAATCTATTTTGGGATTGGGTAAGTATAGGTAATATATTCTATGAAGATGTTGAAGTTTTAAAGAAACTTATTTCGGAAATATGGCTTCACTATAGTAATCGAGCTGTTGGAATAAATTTAATTACAGAAATTGAATCTTGTGCAAAGGAATTTCAGATGTTAGGATTTGAGCTGATAGGAGTGATGGAAGGTACTCCTAAGACTAAAAGAAGTTTTCATCTAAAGACTCTCGATTTCACTGTAGAAAATAATGCTAAATTAGAAGTTGTTATAACCACTGAGAAAGTTGTTGAATATGATTTAACTCTTCATAATCAGATGGAGAAGATTAATAAAGAAAATGACATTCAGGATGTAGAAGAAAAGAATATTATGTTTGTGGCATTAGATAATAATATTTTTGCTGGAGGAATTCAGGCAAGCATAACTGAAGATTCTATGTACATTACTCGACTTGTTGTGAGTGAAGAGTATAGAGGCAAGCAAATCGGTACAAATCTTATGAATATCATTGAGGATAAAGCAAGATTGCTTGGTATTTATAGCATTAGTACAGGCACTGTAGAATTTCAGGCAAGAGGATTTTATGAGAAACAAGGCTTCAGAGTAGTTATGATTAAAGAAAATGGTCCAAGGGGCTTCGATTCATATAAAATGACAAAAAGAATAAAGGCATTATAA
- a CDS encoding GNAT family N-acetyltransferase: MIQSKINLRRADLLDAKKFAYIKAEAYADDRLKCKPDEDNIPDWYNGEWYQGLAIIDETEATRLIENYYCYMILLEETPIGIFWLHHETEDSLALEDFCILPVYQGKGYGTKVLKLIEKLYPNNKIWTLGTPYFCTRNRHLYEKVGYQYVGTSSNNTVILYKKCN, from the coding sequence ATGATTCAAAGTAAGATTAATTTAAGAAGAGCTGATTTATTAGACGCAAAAAAATTTGCATATATTAAGGCAGAAGCTTATGCAGACGACCGATTAAAATGCAAGCCAGATGAGGATAATATACCAGATTGGTATAATGGCGAATGGTACCAGGGTTTAGCAATAATTGATGAAACTGAAGCAACAAGATTAATCGAAAATTATTATTGCTACATGATTTTGTTGGAAGAGACTCCAATAGGAATCTTTTGGCTACATCATGAAACAGAGGATTCTTTAGCGTTAGAAGATTTTTGTATTTTACCAGTATATCAAGGGAAAGGATATGGGACTAAAGTATTAAAACTAATTGAAAAGCTTTATCCCAATAACAAGATTTGGACGTTGGGAACACCATATTTCTGTACACGAAATAGGCATTTATATGAAAAAGTTGGGTATCAATATGTGGGAACTTCTTCAAATAATACAGTTATTCTTTATAAAAAGTGTAATTAA
- a CDS encoding DUF4829 domain-containing protein — protein MILTGCATHNSKDKKFDVALLTPKEVIEGFFKYYNQKNLEGMNTLTTEKNQLNWEFDNLEYIKVINIIEDTNKTNKEVYLRQMKRGQIIDMEKEKSELENVTIFNVDFVVKYKKEGIGPSDSGPDKFSYTLIRKDKNSPWLISSFGH, from the coding sequence ATGATTTTAACAGGATGTGCAACCCATAATTCAAAGGATAAAAAGTTTGACGTGGCTTTATTAACGCCAAAGGAGGTTATAGAAGGATTTTTTAAATATTATAACCAAAAGAATTTGGAAGGTATGAATACATTAACAACTGAAAAAAATCAATTAAATTGGGAATTTGATAATTTAGAATATATTAAAGTTATCAATATAATTGAAGATACTAATAAAACAAATAAGGAAGTCTATCTACGACAGATGAAAAGGGGTCAGATAATAGATATGGAAAAAGAAAAATCAGAATTAGAAAATGTAACTATTTTTAATGTGGATTTTGTAGTTAAATATAAGAAAGAGGGAATAGGTCCCAGTGATAGTGGGCCGGATAAATTTAGTTATACTTTAATCAGAAAAGACAAAAATTCACCTTGGCTAATAAGTTCTTTTGGACATTAG
- a CDS encoding AAA family ATPase: MGKVIVFRGKAGVGKTTISNEIGRILNIPIIRKDDIYDSIANYIDNHELRNKACYNTLYKIVETNILNNLDVIVDAGFHYLEQALQFKTWVLNKNAIFVPLLCICSDEKIWAERFDMRRHNPQPNNLITDFRELKLHYKDLKTDSLKNEKILDTIYSIDSLVESALLEVKKH; this comes from the coding sequence ATGGGAAAGGTTATTGTTTTTAGAGGTAAGGCAGGAGTAGGAAAAACCACTATTTCAAATGAGATAGGGAGAATTTTAAATATACCTATAATTAGAAAAGACGATATTTATGATTCAATTGCTAATTATATAGATAACCATGAACTCAGGAATAAAGCCTGTTATAATACTCTTTATAAGATTGTTGAAACTAATATATTAAATAATTTGGATGTAATAGTTGATGCTGGCTTCCATTATTTAGAGCAAGCATTACAATTCAAGACTTGGGTTTTAAATAAAAATGCTATATTTGTGCCTTTATTGTGTATATGTAGTGATGAAAAGATATGGGCTGAAAGATTTGACATGAGAAGACATAATCCTCAACCTAATAACTTAATAACTGATTTTAGAGAATTAAAACTGCATTATAAAGATTTAAAAACTGACTCTTTAAAAAATGAAAAAATATTAGATACTATTTATAGTATTGACAGTCTCGTCGAAAGTGCACTTTTAGAGGTAAAAAAGCATTAG
- a CDS encoding group II intron maturase-specific domain-containing protein — translation MSKIKAKVKLVNKEIRKLKIMKTTREQATHIEKVNSMITGLTQYHRTAICSKAFSYIDDKVFKCANAVFKKKYNRNYKQHRVPLDKLTNRPQRHKGYKSKTYAIKHEGMYIGITKAFLTHSQWEQYCFDQKATPYTEEGRKLYLQKYKMKKKLPMDRPPLYDVEVLVHLKDEMLSNFEYFMNREYAYNRDKGKCKICGCYLNSNNRHCHRIDGSLLLNKINKVPNLAWLCKNCDKYVHGNELSLGNNSSIIKKIEKYKAKLI, via the coding sequence ATGAGCAAAATAAAAGCTAAGGTTAAACTAGTAAATAAAGAAATTAGAAAACTTAAAATCATGAAAACTACGCGAGAACAAGCTACGCATATTGAGAAAGTAAATTCTATGATTACAGGGTTAACTCAGTACCATAGAACTGCAATATGCAGCAAGGCATTTAGCTACATTGATGATAAAGTATTTAAATGTGCTAACGCCGTTTTTAAGAAAAAGTATAACAGAAATTATAAGCAACATAGAGTTCCTTTGGATAAATTAACAAATAGACCTCAAAGGCACAAAGGCTATAAATCAAAAACCTATGCAATTAAACATGAAGGAATGTATATTGGAATAACAAAAGCATTTCTTACACATAGCCAATGGGAACAATATTGCTTCGATCAAAAGGCTACACCATATACAGAAGAAGGGAGGAAACTATATTTGCAGAAATATAAAATGAAGAAAAAGCTTCCAATGGATAGACCACCACTTTATGATGTAGAAGTATTAGTGCATCTTAAAGATGAAATGCTAAGTAATTTTGAGTATTTCATGAACAGGGAATATGCTTATAATAGGGACAAGGGTAAATGTAAAATATGTGGATGTTACTTAAACTCAAACAACAGGCACTGTCATAGAATTGATGGAAGCTTATTGCTAAATAAAATAAACAAAGTGCCAAATCTAGCATGGTTGTGCAAAAATTGCGATAAATATGTACATGGAAATGAACTGTCGTTAGGCAATAATAGTAGTATAATCAAGAAAATCGAAAAGTATAAAGCTAAGCTAATTTAA
- a CDS encoding site-specific integrase → MSELREKMKMDMELKGYSPRTIKNYIGHVSNFAKYYNKSPELLREKEIREYLHYCITERKLREGTVNYINASLKFFYTKTLNRYWNMDKIFRIKEPRRLPAVLSPEEVKSIFDVTENLKHKAILMTVYSAGLRVSEVCNLKITDIDSKNMQILIREGKGKKDRYSLLSKANLKILREYWKRYHPTEFLFSGRGRTDAITTRSVQRILEKSLKKTAITKNATVHTLRHSFATHLLDAGTDICYIQRLLGHTRITTTTIYLHLRRMDLLNIKSPLDILLGEQDD, encoded by the coding sequence ATGTCAGAATTAAGAGAAAAAATGAAAATGGATATGGAACTAAAAGGCTATAGCCCAAGGACCATAAAAAACTATATCGGTCACGTTAGTAACTTTGCTAAATATTACAACAAATCACCAGAGCTTTTAAGAGAAAAAGAAATACGTGAATATCTACATTATTGTATCACGGAAAGAAAGTTAAGAGAAGGTACTGTTAATTATATTAATGCAAGTCTAAAGTTTTTTTATACTAAAACGCTTAATAGATATTGGAATATGGACAAAATATTTAGAATTAAAGAACCAAGAAGATTACCTGCTGTTTTATCTCCCGAGGAAGTTAAATCTATTTTTGATGTTACTGAAAACCTTAAGCATAAGGCAATTCTTATGACGGTATACTCCGCAGGATTAAGGGTTAGTGAAGTTTGTAATCTAAAAATAACAGATATTGATAGTAAAAATATGCAAATATTAATTAGAGAAGGTAAAGGTAAAAAAGATAGGTATTCGTTGTTATCAAAAGCAAATCTTAAAATTCTCAGAGAATATTGGAAAAGATATCACCCTACAGAATTTTTGTTTTCTGGAAGGGGTCGTACAGATGCGATAACTACACGTAGTGTACAACGAATATTAGAAAAATCTTTAAAAAAGACTGCAATCACTAAAAATGCAACTGTACATACGCTTAGGCATAGTTTTGCAACTCATTTATTGGATGCTGGTACGGATATTTGTTATATCCAAAGGCTTTTAGGACATACTCGAATAACTACTACCACTATTTATTTACATCTTAGAAGGATGGATTTACTTAACATAAAGAGTCCATTGGACATCCTCTTAGGTGAACAAGATGATTGA
- a CDS encoding reverse transcriptase/maturase family protein, with the protein MLDRIIQECIRIVLEPIAEAKFYPNSYGFRPYRATKHAVKDITTLINGSKKNKPIHAIEGDISGYFDNINHKILLKKLWRIGVHDKRIIAIIKEMLTAGYIESELHHNTDTGTIQGGIISPLLANIYLNSFDWMLGKMYHYPKQTCKYLESDRRRMKNRGVLPKFLIRYCDDWIILTTKEQEAVRLLKYLNKYFKHKLKLELSKEKTLITNLTVKPARFLGFLIKAELPRKTP; encoded by the coding sequence ATGCTTGATAGGATAATTCAAGAATGCATAAGAATAGTCCTAGAGCCTATAGCGGAAGCTAAATTCTATCCGAATAGTTATGGATTTAGACCATATAGGGCAACAAAACATGCTGTTAAGGATATAACTACTCTTATCAATGGAAGCAAGAAAAATAAACCAATACATGCAATTGAGGGTGACATTAGCGGTTATTTTGATAATATTAATCATAAAATTCTCCTAAAGAAACTTTGGAGAATAGGTGTTCATGATAAAAGAATTATTGCAATAATTAAAGAAATGCTTACCGCAGGATATATTGAAAGCGAACTACACCATAATACTGATACTGGCACCATTCAAGGTGGGATTATCTCGCCGTTATTGGCGAATATATATCTAAATTCCTTTGACTGGATGTTAGGTAAAATGTATCACTATCCTAAACAAACTTGCAAATATTTAGAATCCGACAGAAGGAGGATGAAAAACAGAGGTGTACTACCTAAATTTCTTATCCGATATTGTGACGATTGGATTATATTAACAACCAAAGAGCAAGAAGCCGTTAGGCTTTTAAAATACTTAAACAAGTATTTTAAACATAAACTAAAGCTAGAATTATCCAAGGAGAAAACACTAATAACGAACCTAACGGTTAAACCGGCGAGGTTTCTAGGTTTTCTCATAAAAGCTGAATTACCAAGGAAAACTCCATAA
- a CDS encoding GNAT family N-acetyltransferase, which yields MIYELNENEYYKIRPLINGRTDMNVSLNAIVDGTNRGKVWVDNLHKPETAIVWAIGCIYFIIGDSDNEDFNNSLDSYITDVLGPDSLATCGGTHFGVTLYEDKWECKLDSIFKHRNPYIENKYCYIFNEEKYNNLRNLQNRLPEGYTIKSIDKAMIDNDVENLIVDDILGDFWTSVDEFLDKGIGFCILKGNKIISNCFTGYVSGNIHEMVIRTYGEENKRKGFATFVSRAFIDYCTSNRSMPYWGTDEDNMGSQLTAEKCGFELYKKCKTYYFPFLLQ from the coding sequence ATGATTTATGAACTTAATGAAAATGAATATTATAAAATAAGACCTTTGATAAATGGGAGAACAGATATGAATGTCTCATTAAATGCAATTGTTGATGGAACTAATCGAGGGAAAGTATGGGTTGATAATTTGCATAAGCCTGAAACCGCAATTGTGTGGGCTATAGGGTGCATATATTTCATCATTGGTGATTCAGATAACGAAGACTTTAATAATTCTTTAGATAGCTATATAACAGATGTACTTGGACCAGATAGTTTAGCTACTTGTGGTGGAACTCATTTTGGAGTTACTCTTTATGAAGACAAGTGGGAATGTAAACTTGATAGTATTTTTAAGCATAGAAATCCATACATAGAAAATAAATATTGTTATATTTTTAATGAAGAAAAGTATAACAATCTAAGAAATTTACAAAATCGGTTGCCAGAAGGATATACAATAAAAAGTATTGATAAAGCCATGATTGACAATGATGTAGAAAACTTAATTGTAGATGATATTTTAGGCGATTTTTGGACTTCTGTTGATGAATTTTTGGACAAGGGTATTGGCTTTTGCATCCTAAAAGGCAATAAGATTATTAGTAACTGTTTTACTGGATATGTGAGTGGAAATATTCATGAAATGGTTATTAGAACTTATGGAGAAGAGAATAAAAGAAAAGGATTTGCCACTTTTGTATCTAGAGCATTTATAGATTATTGTACTTCAAATAGAAGTATGCCATATTGGGGAACTGATGAAGATAATATGGGCTCCCAGCTAACTGCAGAAAAATGTGGATTTGAGCTTTATAAAAAGTGTAAAACATATTATTTTCCTTTTTTGCTCCAATAG
- a CDS encoding IS91 family transposase: MITMIEVADIFKEYGEAYRNKYKLPLQHLKVMSAIEDCRTAKLGGHIDVCDKCRHIKISYNSCRNRHCPKCQNLSKERWLDARMKDLMPIQYFHIVFTIPNELNALALQNKKLIYSILLRASSETLIELSRDPKHLGAEIGFISLLHTWGQNLMDHPHVHCIVTGGGLSLDSSKWISCREDFLIHVKVLSRVFRGKFLDYLKKSYYSNKLNFSGQISTLGSRQEFKILIDKLYKTEWVVYSKPSFKSPEHVLKYLGNYTHRVAISNSRITDLKDDKVTFKWRDYKDDNKPKLMTLDAFEFIRRFLFHVLPNGFVKIRHYGILSNRNRKTKLAKCKKFLGLPAQNKLKSKVKETWQELLLRISQVDTRICPSCGK, from the coding sequence ATGATAACAATGATTGAAGTTGCTGATATCTTCAAAGAATATGGTGAAGCTTACAGAAATAAATACAAACTCCCTCTGCAGCATTTAAAAGTTATGAGTGCAATTGAAGATTGTCGCACTGCAAAACTAGGAGGACATATTGATGTATGTGATAAATGTAGGCATATAAAAATATCCTATAATTCTTGTAGAAACAGGCACTGCCCTAAATGCCAGAATCTCTCAAAAGAACGCTGGCTAGATGCTAGAATGAAAGATTTAATGCCGATTCAATATTTTCACATAGTTTTCACTATTCCTAATGAACTTAATGCGTTAGCACTTCAGAATAAAAAACTTATATATTCAATATTGTTAAGAGCAAGTTCAGAAACTCTTATCGAACTTTCAAGAGATCCTAAGCACCTAGGTGCTGAAATAGGGTTTATATCCTTGTTACATACCTGGGGCCAGAATTTAATGGATCACCCTCATGTTCATTGTATAGTCACAGGAGGTGGTTTATCCTTAGATTCTTCTAAGTGGATATCATGTAGAGAAGATTTTTTAATTCACGTTAAGGTTCTTTCACGAGTATTTAGGGGGAAGTTCTTAGACTACTTGAAAAAATCATACTATTCTAATAAACTAAATTTTAGTGGTCAAATTAGCACATTAGGAAGTAGACAGGAATTTAAAATCCTTATAGATAAACTTTATAAAACAGAATGGGTAGTTTATAGCAAGCCTTCATTTAAAAGTCCCGAACATGTGCTAAAATATCTAGGAAATTATACTCATAGAGTAGCAATATCCAACAGTAGAATAACTGATTTGAAAGATGACAAAGTTACATTTAAGTGGAGAGACTACAAAGATGATAATAAACCTAAATTAATGACATTAGATGCTTTTGAATTTATTAGAAGATTTTTATTTCATGTTCTACCTAATGGCTTTGTTAAAATACGGCACTATGGAATTTTAAGCAATAGAAATAGGAAAACTAAGTTAGCAAAGTGTAAAAAATTTCTTGGGTTACCTGCTCAAAATAAACTAAAGTCTAAAGTTAAAGAAACTTGGCAGGAACTACTCCTTAGGATCAGTCAAGTTGATACTAGAATATGTCCTTCCTGTGGAAAATGA
- a CDS encoding reverse transcriptase domain-containing protein gives MQTSLRGIATKAKHNKDYKFGNLYGLLNKDALYQAWKDINKKSATGIDKETAREFGKNLDGNLEELVEELKGKKYKAKLVKRVYIPRVNGKTRPLGLPTLRDKIIQKAVRDITDELRGKYRYVVEADIRNFFGNIDHQWLLKMLELRIKDKAFLRLIKKWLKAGILDTDGKVINPITGCPQGSTVSPILANIYLHYALDLWFEKIVKPACIGETYICRLADDFICAFRYKADAKKFYKVLGKRLGKFKLELAEEKTKIISFSRFRKYENISFEFLGFEFRWAVSNKGKDVIRRRTSRSKLRKSIKAFSLWCKENRSKRIKNIVETLNSKYRGYFNYYGVIGNSKGIGEFYSSTLEILYKWLNRRSQRKSFNWDEFSEKMEWYGLIKPKVVEKTDNQIRFEECFV, from the coding sequence ATGCAAACATCACTGCGGGGAATAGCAACAAAAGCAAAACATAATAAAGACTACAAATTTGGTAATCTATATGGACTGTTGAATAAGGATGCATTGTACCAAGCCTGGAAAGACATAAATAAGAAGTCAGCAACAGGTATAGACAAGGAAACTGCTAGAGAGTTTGGAAAGAATTTAGATGGAAATCTAGAAGAATTAGTTGAAGAACTTAAGGGCAAGAAGTACAAAGCAAAGTTAGTAAAAAGAGTGTATATACCAAGGGTAAATGGAAAAACAAGACCATTAGGACTCCCAACATTGAGAGATAAAATAATACAAAAAGCTGTTAGAGACATTACAGATGAATTAAGAGGAAAATACAGATATGTGGTAGAAGCTGATATTAGAAACTTCTTCGGAAATATAGACCATCAATGGTTATTAAAGATGCTAGAATTACGAATAAAAGATAAAGCATTTTTAAGGTTAATAAAGAAGTGGCTCAAAGCAGGAATATTAGATACCGATGGGAAAGTTATAAACCCAATAACTGGATGTCCTCAAGGTTCAACTGTCAGTCCGATACTTGCTAACATCTATTTACATTATGCTTTAGATTTATGGTTTGAGAAAATTGTAAAACCTGCCTGTATAGGAGAAACATATATATGTCGTCTAGCGGATGATTTTATATGTGCATTCAGATATAAAGCAGATGCTAAAAAGTTTTACAAAGTACTAGGAAAAAGGCTTGGTAAGTTCAAATTAGAATTAGCCGAGGAGAAAACTAAGATTATAAGTTTCTCTCGCTTTAGAAAATATGAAAATATAAGCTTTGAATTTCTTGGATTTGAATTTCGCTGGGCAGTATCCAATAAAGGTAAAGATGTAATAAGAAGGAGAACCAGTAGGAGCAAATTAAGAAAATCTATAAAGGCGTTTAGCCTGTGGTGCAAAGAAAACCGTAGTAAAAGAATTAAAAACATAGTGGAAACTCTAAACTCAAAGTACAGGGGATATTTCAACTATTACGGAGTAATAGGAAATAGCAAAGGTATAGGTGAATTTTATAGTTCAACCTTGGAAATATTGTATAAATGGCTGAATCGTAGGAGTCAAAGGAAAAGCTTTAATTGGGATGAGTTTAGTGAAAAGATGGAATGGTATGGTCTAATTAAGCCTAAAGTAGTTGAAAAGACTGATAATCAAATTAGATTTGAAGAATGTTTTGTTTAA
- a CDS encoding adenosine deaminase, with the protein MKDFYSDKFIESLKKHDIDKLRTIPKSDLHNHFVLGGSREYIQLQTGIEIPFFKGVLSTMQDMHDWNNMYIGERFNTKEMRKLLIDATFVQAKEDGIKILEIGEDVWGLGEFFENNIEELIHVFEDANQRIAPEVELRLQIGLSRHCDANYLLRCLEPFWGHNIFYSIDLYGDEFTQPIENFIPIYKKAKNEGLRLKAHIGEWGTADDVKRGVELLELDEVQHGIAAVSSAEVIQFLIDNHIRLNITPTSNVKLGRVQELKTHPIRKLYRYGVDVTLNSDDILIFDSDISKEYLRLYDAETLTADELNDIRLNGLRRL; encoded by the coding sequence ATGAAAGACTTCTATTCAGATAAATTCATTGAATCACTAAAAAAACATGACATAGATAAATTAAGAACAATTCCAAAATCAGATTTGCACAATCATTTTGTATTAGGTGGAAGTAGAGAGTACATTCAACTTCAAACCGGAATAGAAATTCCTTTTTTTAAAGGAGTTTTATCTACCATGCAAGATATGCATGATTGGAATAACATGTATATTGGCGAAAGATTTAATACTAAAGAAATGCGAAAACTGCTAATTGATGCGACTTTTGTTCAAGCGAAAGAAGATGGAATTAAAATTCTTGAGATTGGCGAGGACGTTTGGGGGTTAGGAGAATTTTTTGAAAATAACATAGAAGAGTTAATTCATGTATTTGAAGATGCTAACCAAAGGATAGCACCAGAAGTTGAATTGCGGTTGCAAATAGGATTATCAAGACATTGTGATGCAAATTACTTATTAAGGTGTTTAGAACCTTTTTGGGGACATAATATTTTTTATTCGATTGATTTGTATGGTGATGAATTCACACAACCAATTGAAAATTTTATCCCGATTTATAAGAAAGCTAAAAATGAAGGATTGAGGCTTAAAGCCCATATTGGAGAGTGGGGAACTGCTGATGATGTGAAAAGAGGAGTTGAATTATTGGAACTTGATGAAGTTCAGCACGGAATTGCTGCGGTCAGTTCAGCAGAGGTGATTCAGTTTTTAATAGATAATCATATTCGGTTAAATATTACACCTACAAGTAATGTCAAACTAGGCAGAGTTCAAGAATTAAAAACACATCCTATTAGGAAACTTTATCGTTACGGAGTTGATGTAACTCTCAATTCTGATGATATACTTATCTTTGATAGCGATATATCTAAGGAATACTTAAGATTGTATGATGCAGAAACATTAACCGCAGACGAGCTTAATGATATAAGACTTAATGGTTTGCGAAGATTATGA